One stretch of Anolis carolinensis isolate JA03-04 chromosome 3, rAnoCar3.1.pri, whole genome shotgun sequence DNA includes these proteins:
- the spata13 gene encoding spermatogenesis-associated protein 13 isoform X6 translates to MRASHGAVDGGTESSALGDDNGSEEDYSYEELCQATPRYLQPGGEQLAINELISDGSMVYAEALWDHVTMDDQELAFKAGDVIQVLEASNKDWWWGRNEDKEAWFPASFVRLRVNQEELAENCGSLQDEEPNAEPGKHRQKMAENKDQMRTNVIREIMNTERIYIKHLKDICEGYIRQCRKHTGMFTAAQLNTIFGNIEDIYKFQRKFLKDLEKQYNKEEPHLSEIGACFLQHQEGFAIYSEYCNNHPSACIELSNLMKQGKYRHFFEACRLLQQMIDIAIDGFLLTPVQKICKYPLQLAELLKYTTQEHSDYNDIIAAYEAMKNVACLINERKRRLESIDKIARWQVSIVNWEGQDILGRSSELIHSGELTKISKQGKSQQRTFFLFDHQLVFCKKDLLRRDMLYYKGRMDMDEVDVLDVEDGRDKDLNISVKNAFKIVNTVTEEVHLFCGKKPGDKKKWLEACASERRRVQEDKEMGMEISENQKKQAMQNARKSRHGKMKGVYSGCPVAPPHQSLHPIHQRHITVPTSIPQQQVFALAEPKRKPSLFWHTFNKLAPFKK, encoded by the exons TTGATAAGCGATGGGAGCATGGTGTATGCAGAGGCACTCTGGGATCACGTGACCATGGATGACCAGGAATTAGCCTTCAAAGCTGGGGATGTCATCCAAGTCCTTGAAGCTTCAAACAAGGACTGGTGGTGGGGAAGAAATGAGGACAAGGAAGCCTGGTTTCCGGCTAGTTTTGTCAGG CTTCGAGTCAACCAGGAAGAACTTGCAGAAAACTGTGGCAGCCTCCAAGATGAAGAGCCAAATGCAGAACCTGGGAAACACCGTCAAAAAATGGCAGAAAACAAGGATCAGATGAGAACAAATGTTATTCGGGAAATAATGAATACAGAACGAATCTACATCAAACACCTCAAGGACATCTGTGAA GGGTACATTCGGCAATGTCGTAAACATACCGGCATGTTCACTGCAGCCCAGCTAAACACAATATTTGGAAATATCGAAGACATTTACAAATTCCAAAGAAAATTCTTAAAAGATCTAGAAAAGCAGTACAACAAAGAAGAGCCCCACTTAAGTGAAATAGGAGCCTGCTTTCTTCAACAT CAAGAAGGTTTTGCCATATACTCCGAGTATTGCAACAATCATCCCAGTGCCTGCATTGAACTCTCCAACCTGATGAAACAGGGCAAGTACCGCCACTTCTTTGAGGCTTGCCGCCTACTGCAGCAAATGATTGACATTGCCATTGATGGTTTTCTGCTCACACCTGttcagaaaatctgcaaataCCCGCTGCAACTGGCAGAATTACTTAAATATACCACTCAGGAACACAG TGACTACAATGACATAATCGCAGCCTATGAAGCCATGAAGAATGTTGCTTGCCTGATCAATGAACGGAAACGAAGGCTAGAAAGCATAGACAAGATTGCTCGCTGGCAAGTGTCTATAGTCAACTGGGAG GGCCAAGACATTTTAGGCAGAAGCTCTGAACTGATCCACTCGGGAGAACTGACTAAAATCTCCAAGCAAGGCAAAAGCCAGCAGAGGACTTTCTTTCTCTTTGACCATCAACTTGTATTCTGCAAGAAAGACCTGCTGAGAAGGGACATGTTGTATTACAAGGGCCGCATGGACATGGACGAGGTGGACGTGCTGGACGTTGAGGATGGCAGAGACAAGGACTTAAATATCAGTGTAAAAAATGCTTTCAAGATTGTAAATACTGTTACAGAAGAGGTCCATCTGTTCTGTGGGAAAAAACCAGGGGATAAGAAGAAGTGGCTGGAGGCCTGTGCTAGTGAGAGGAGGCGAGTGCAAGAAGACAAAGAAATGG gaATGGAAATATCAGAAAATCAAAAGAAGCAAGCCATGCAAAATGCACGGAAGTCCAGGCACGGAAAGATGAAAG GCGTCTACAGTGGGTGCCCAGTGGCACCGCCCCACCAGAGTTTACATCCCATCCACCAACGTCACATCACGGTGCCCACCAGCATCCCACAGCAACAGGTGTTTGCCCTGGCAGAGCCAAAACGGAAGCCATCCCTTTTCTGGCACACTTTCAACAAATTGGCCCCATTCAAGAAATGA